A stretch of Schistocerca nitens isolate TAMUIC-IGC-003100 chromosome 6, iqSchNite1.1, whole genome shotgun sequence DNA encodes these proteins:
- the LOC126263372 gene encoding collagenase 3-like — protein MKTIILLLLFKIIYANDKSKAIKYLSDYGYLDITNVNDNTHVSDDTFREALMLFQLTYNLEISGELSDDTLNFMNMPRCGVKDEFGSYRTSLYKWNKQHIKWHYKGATKKVLQLTDAAFKIWQDKIDIQFKQDSNNPDILITNKRRKHKFEIDKSIHCSKDLDGKGNVLGHAFFPDMNNNPVEIHMDDDEIWYLEMNTNTPKGQTNLFEVLIHEIGHSLGLRHSDDYGSIMYAYYNGSHLELSQDDIDAIQSLYGKQSTQPTQVPIKPISPPIQSEPISLCQTKHIHHILFMNGILYVFYQKWVWIIQNTIPQSQLITDWLTFLPNDVNRIDGIYQRPSGELVIFSNNMVYMIHLHTLQLISGYPKPLSSTGLRNNFKLNGIVNTYSGRTFIFFNDFFYAEIDECNLKYKVRGIISREYSELPTGINSVFRYINDRYAKMIGWDDCTAIIGCNIVYKGMMDRSDKKVHVLEFRQQ, from the exons atgaaaacaataatactcttattgttgtttaaaattatatatgccaatgataagagtaaagcaataaagtatttaagtgattatggatatttagatattacaaatgttaatgataatactcatgttagtgatgatacatttagagaagcattaatgttatttcagttaacatataatcttgaaataagtggtgaattaagtgatgatactttaaattttatgaacatgcctagatgtggtgtaaaagatgaatttggtagctatagaactagtttgtataaatggaataagcaacatatcaaatggcattataaaggtgctactaagaaagtattacaattaactgatgcagcatttaaaatatggcaagataaaatagatattcagtttaaacaagatagcaataatcctgatatcttaattacaaataaaagacgtaaacataaatttgaaattgataaaagtatacattgttcaaaggatttagatggtaaaggtaatgttttaggtcatgcattttttccagatatgaataataatcctgtagaaatacatatggatgatgatgaaatatggtatttagagatgaatactaatacaccaaaaggacaaacaaatctatttgaagtattaatacatgagattggtcattcattaggtctacgacattcagatgattatggttcaataatgtatgcatactataatggatcgcatttagaattatctcaagatgatattgatgctattcaaagtttatatggtaaacaatcaacacaaccaacacaagtaccaattaaaccaatttcaccacctatacaatcagaacctatatcattatgtcaaactaaacatattcatcacatattatttatgaatgggattttatatgttttttatcagaaatgggtgtggataattcaaaatacaataccacaatcacaattaataactgattggttaacatttttaccaaatgatgtaaaccgtatagatggtatatatcagagacctagtggtgaacttgttatattttccaataatatggtatatatgatacatttacatacattacaattgatatcaggatatccaaaaccactatctagtacaggtttacgcaataatttcaaattaaatggcatagtgaacacttattctggtagaacatttattttctttaatgactttttctatgctgaaatagatgaatgtaatttaaaatataaagtacgtggtattataagtagagaatattctgaattaccaactggtataaattcagtatttaggtacattaatg atagatatgcaaaaatgattggttgggatgattgtacagctataattggttgtaatattgtatataaaggaatgatggatagatcagataaaaaggtacatgtattagaatttagacaacaataa